The following nucleotide sequence is from Ferruginibacter lapsinanis.
CATCTACATATTTAGCGTCGATCTTTTCCTTGTTTACATCTTCAGGCAATGTAAAGCTTCTGCTAAAAGATGAATAGTTATACTCGTTACGAGTATACTTTGTTTCTTTTTCTTCTTTTTTTTCTTCTTTTTCGCAACTGATGGTGAGCATATTGCCATCTACATCAATATTGAAATCATCTTTTTTCATACCAGGAACAGCTAGTGATACTTTGAAGTCGTCTTTGCTTTCAGCTATGTTAACGGCGGGCATACTTAAAACCCCTCCCATAAATCCTCCGTTATCAAACCATTCGTTCCAGGGACGAAAAAAATCGCCAAATAAAGTTGGTAGTGTTTCACCACTTCTGGTTAATGCTTTTGTTGTCATAATAACCTCCTTGTTTTTTAATTTTTTTAAAATAATGTGCAATAAAAACTGTTTAATCAGTGATCAAAGGTTACGGGAAGCATAAAAATGAATATGGGCTGGGCTAAAAAATCATTGAAATATAAATGGTTATCTTCTTTCATCCGCCAATTCCATCTTATCCATTATGCTTTCTTTAAAATCAGACATTTTTTCTTTTCCTAGTGCTATTTTTTCTTTAATTGTGTCTGCTGCTTTTTTTCTGGCATCCGAAATCTTTCTTCTTGTTTCAGATCCTTTGTCTGGGGCAAATAATACTCCTAATAGCCCTCCCACAGCCATTCCTGCTCCAAGGGCAATAAGTATTTTATTATAAGTTTTCATATGCTGAATGTTTAAATGAATAAAATATAATTACACCGCTAAAGTATTTTTAAGGTACAAGATGGTAAATGATTGCCAATAGAATAACGGCTGATTGTGGTCAATATGAATAATAAAAAACTGATAGGATTCAATAGTTGCTATGTGGATGATGGAGGATGTGTTTTACAATTCGATATCTGCTGGTGTAACAATTTTTTATACTGATAAACGAAGAGCCGGATAGAAATCCAGCTCCGATTAAATCCAATTCCTATGAAAAACCAAGACGAAGGTAGACGC
It contains:
- a CDS encoding Hsp20/alpha crystallin family protein, coding for MTTKALTRSGETLPTLFGDFFRPWNEWFDNGGFMGGVLSMPAVNIAESKDDFKVSLAVPGMKKDDFNIDVDGNMLTISCEKEEKKEEKETKYTRNEYNYSSFSRSFTLPEDVNKEKIDAKYVDGILNISLPKKEEAKKIATSKHIVVK
- a CDS encoding YtxH domain-containing protein, translated to MKTYNKILIALGAGMAVGGLLGVLFAPDKGSETRRKISDARKKAADTIKEKIALGKEKMSDFKESIMDKMELADERR